From Micromonospora echinospora, one genomic window encodes:
- a CDS encoding RNA polymerase sigma factor, with protein MDVAEKQFTELYGRHHGDVWRYVARRVVGSDVGDVVAEVFLVAWRRLSDVPSGSALPWLYGVARLVLANEARGRRRWQELTLRVAAEPDRSVTVDHADEVVSQHDIAVAFSRLPDADQEVLRLVAWERLTAAEAAVVLGQSRATCAMRLMRARRRLRAQLGAAGEGTQRVPRTVPSMSDWGG; from the coding sequence ATGGACGTCGCGGAGAAGCAGTTCACCGAGCTGTACGGACGCCATCACGGGGACGTGTGGCGGTACGTGGCTCGGCGGGTCGTCGGGTCTGACGTCGGCGATGTCGTCGCTGAGGTCTTCCTGGTGGCGTGGCGACGTCTGAGTGATGTTCCGTCCGGGTCGGCATTGCCATGGTTGTACGGGGTGGCCCGGCTGGTGCTGGCGAACGAGGCCAGAGGCCGACGGCGATGGCAGGAGTTGACGCTGCGGGTCGCGGCGGAGCCGGACCGGTCGGTGACGGTGGATCACGCGGACGAGGTGGTCAGCCAGCATGACATCGCGGTCGCGTTCAGCCGGCTACCTGACGCCGACCAGGAGGTTCTACGCCTGGTGGCCTGGGAACGGCTGACCGCTGCCGAGGCTGCGGTCGTCCTCGGACAGTCGCGGGCGACCTGCGCGATGCGGCTGATGCGGGCCCGGCGACGGCTTCGGGCACAACTAGGGGCGGCTGGTGAAGGTACGCAGCGGGTGCCGCGGACGGTTCCGTCGATGTCGGATTGGGGTGGATAG
- a CDS encoding CU044_5270 family protein translates to MNAVNEVRQLLSGLDPAQGIQPADDERRARDLARILASDQSLRAARQAGSRRRLVWGVAAAAVLMVAAGGVAVETLREPQPAYAATPALLTYRQSANAEPAGSRLRRLAAVAAAQPALDRPAGTVEHLESANWFLNSSISGGRATSAVVPQEWRSWRSDDGAGRMVKKELPPTFRSDADRREWQRRGSRVDSSQETRDFAAGGFYSRFQGAVPTDVAELRGWLTAGASAHEAPVQYLEDVAELAGVRLLNPAQRAAVLRLLADLPGITATGTVTDRAGRVGEAFSITSSAHGLPAQYTVIVDPHSGALLGYEEMLTTTAGKLNVTIPAVISYRSYLVAEYAPMPR, encoded by the coding sequence ATGAACGCCGTCAACGAGGTGCGTCAACTGTTGAGCGGTCTGGATCCGGCGCAGGGCATCCAGCCTGCGGATGACGAGCGGCGCGCGCGGGACCTGGCCCGCATCCTCGCCTCCGACCAGTCCCTGCGTGCTGCCAGGCAGGCAGGTTCGCGGCGGCGCCTCGTGTGGGGGGTCGCCGCAGCGGCGGTCCTGATGGTGGCTGCTGGCGGGGTAGCGGTGGAGACGCTTCGAGAGCCGCAGCCCGCGTACGCGGCCACCCCCGCGCTCCTCACCTACAGGCAATCGGCGAACGCGGAACCGGCCGGCTCCAGGTTGCGGCGTCTGGCCGCTGTGGCGGCGGCACAGCCGGCGCTCGATCGACCGGCAGGGACGGTGGAGCACCTGGAGTCGGCGAACTGGTTCCTGAACTCGTCAATCTCGGGCGGTCGGGCGACATCGGCTGTCGTACCGCAGGAGTGGCGCTCCTGGCGCAGCGACGACGGCGCCGGCCGCATGGTTAAGAAGGAACTGCCCCCGACGTTCCGGTCGGACGCTGACCGGCGTGAGTGGCAGCGGCGGGGCAGCCGGGTCGACTCATCGCAGGAGACGCGGGACTTCGCGGCTGGCGGGTTCTACAGCCGCTTCCAGGGCGCGGTGCCCACGGACGTCGCCGAACTGCGCGGATGGCTGACCGCAGGTGCGTCCGCGCACGAGGCGCCGGTGCAGTATCTGGAGGATGTCGCCGAGCTCGCGGGCGTGCGGCTGCTGAACCCGGCGCAGCGTGCGGCGGTGCTCAGACTGCTGGCCGACCTACCGGGCATTACGGCGACGGGGACCGTCACTGACCGGGCCGGACGCGTCGGAGAGGCGTTCTCGATTACGTCGAGCGCTCACGGCCTGCCTGCCCAGTACACGGTGATCGTCGATCCACACTCCGGTGCGCTGCTGGGATACGAGGAAATGCTGACCACAACGGCGGGGAAACTGAACGTGACGATCCCCGCAGTGATCTCCTACCGGTCGTACCTGGTCGCCGAGTACGCACCGATGCCCCGATGA
- a CDS encoding MFS transporter, which yields MVESPPSTVGPTSRTSLLRGNPAFRSLCASRAVSLIGDGIATTALVLLVAPRDGAAGVGVLLLANALPKLGGPLAGAHADRVQTRRLLIGCDLASALVIGLIAVALPPLPVLVALVAVAGILATIRNPAGRSLVPVLVELPDRAPANAVFGLTRTLTLTVGPGLAGILAAAPGGFHTALAVDAATFVVSALLHTGLPAIAPVRDPAAVTGIWAETIEGLRYITAHRQILVLVLSLFLLVAFAAVDNVALVFLTGDVLHTGPTGYGLASSAFGVGMLLASLASVRLARGRSPIALLIVAVVATGAGTVVNGLAPVLAVVVAAQLIAGAGNAVENIGYDTIVQNLVPRPFIGRVFGTMGTAAQLGAAFAYAAGSFLVGLIGARATFLVAGVGTFAVLLLLVPVLGRQPRGDTPT from the coding sequence ATGGTCGAATCGCCGCCGTCAACCGTCGGACCCACGTCCCGGACTAGCCTCCTGCGCGGCAACCCGGCATTCCGCTCGCTGTGCGCATCACGGGCGGTGTCGCTCATCGGTGACGGGATCGCCACGACGGCGCTCGTTCTGCTCGTCGCTCCACGAGACGGGGCGGCGGGGGTGGGTGTCCTGCTCCTCGCGAACGCGCTGCCCAAACTCGGCGGACCGCTGGCCGGAGCCCACGCCGACCGGGTCCAGACGCGACGGCTGCTCATCGGCTGTGACCTGGCCTCGGCGCTGGTGATCGGACTGATCGCGGTCGCCCTGCCGCCCCTGCCGGTGCTGGTCGCACTCGTCGCAGTCGCCGGGATCCTGGCCACCATCCGAAACCCGGCCGGTCGCAGCCTGGTCCCGGTCCTGGTCGAGCTACCCGACCGCGCGCCGGCCAACGCCGTGTTTGGGCTCACCCGAACCCTTACCCTCACTGTCGGCCCGGGGTTGGCCGGCATACTGGCGGCCGCTCCGGGCGGTTTCCACACGGCGCTGGCCGTCGACGCCGCGACCTTCGTCGTATCAGCCCTGCTGCACACCGGACTCCCCGCGATCGCACCGGTCCGCGACCCCGCAGCGGTCACCGGAATATGGGCCGAGACAATCGAGGGACTGCGCTATATAACGGCGCACCGGCAGATCCTAGTGCTGGTACTCAGCCTCTTCCTGCTCGTGGCCTTCGCTGCGGTGGATAACGTGGCGCTGGTCTTCCTCACCGGCGATGTCCTCCACACCGGCCCGACCGGCTATGGCCTGGCATCCAGCGCGTTCGGCGTTGGGATGCTGCTAGCCTCGCTCGCCAGTGTCCGGCTGGCCCGCGGGCGCTCACCTATCGCGTTGTTGATCGTCGCCGTCGTGGCCACCGGAGCGGGCACCGTCGTCAACGGCCTGGCACCAGTACTTGCCGTCGTCGTCGCGGCACAGCTGATCGCCGGCGCCGGCAATGCCGTGGAGAACATCGGTTACGACACCATCGTCCAAAATCTCGTGCCGCGCCCGTTCATCGGCCGGGTGTTCGGCACCATGGGGACTGCCGCACAGCTGGGAGCCGCTTTCGCCTACGCGGCTGGCAGCTTCCTGGTTGGCCTGATCGGCGCCCGTGCCACCTTTCTCGTGGCCGGTGTGGGGACGTTCGCGGTCCTGCTCCTGCTCGTGCCCGTGCTCGGCCGCCAGCCCCGTGGCGATACGCCTACATGA
- a CDS encoding ArsR/SmtB family transcription factor, giving the protein MTLVLRFGRSDAARCRFAVSPLLETMTALLMLKSPGRHGWYLTWLRDVRHVVAGLDLALLNVAAPSRGHGPDFLWPSPTGPRTTIEDDLAQVRATDPRVVAAELAEHARRLDPRTVPADVYRALTGDPVIARDMLVAQQRLAWQALVAPLWRRMRGLLDADITARSRQLADGGLERLFADLHPRATWRNDELHLTGFRRGAVDLRSRGLVLVPTVFGWPNLGIGPTDDSSVTVPALVYPMLGAAQLWEPATQPPAIVRLLGAGRVSVLAETLIPSTTGGLAQRVGLAPATVSQHLAVLRDAGLVTARRRGREVLYSQTPLAVALLSQRSASRINQGADDPVVRPATAAKGKLHPCRNGCDDYDPSTRT; this is encoded by the coding sequence ATGACGCTGGTGTTGAGGTTCGGCCGCAGTGACGCAGCTCGGTGCCGGTTTGCGGTCTCGCCGCTGCTGGAAACGATGACGGCACTGCTGATGTTGAAGAGTCCGGGTCGCCATGGTTGGTACCTGACGTGGCTGCGCGATGTCCGGCACGTTGTCGCCGGGCTCGACCTGGCTCTGCTGAACGTCGCCGCGCCGAGCCGCGGCCACGGGCCCGACTTCCTGTGGCCGAGCCCGACCGGCCCGCGCACAACCATTGAGGACGATCTCGCCCAGGTTCGGGCGACCGATCCCCGCGTCGTCGCCGCGGAGCTCGCCGAGCACGCTCGTCGCCTCGACCCCCGCACCGTGCCCGCCGACGTCTACCGCGCACTCACCGGCGACCCCGTCATCGCCCGGGACATGCTGGTCGCGCAACAGCGACTCGCCTGGCAGGCGCTGGTCGCGCCGCTCTGGCGCCGGATGCGCGGCCTGCTCGACGCGGACATCACCGCCCGGTCTCGGCAGCTGGCCGATGGCGGCCTGGAGCGGCTGTTCGCGGATCTGCACCCGCGGGCAACGTGGAGGAACGACGAGCTGCACCTCACCGGCTTCCGGCGGGGAGCCGTGGATCTGCGCAGCCGCGGCCTCGTTCTCGTCCCGACCGTTTTCGGGTGGCCGAATCTCGGGATCGGCCCCACCGACGACAGTTCCGTGACTGTCCCGGCGCTGGTGTATCCGATGCTCGGCGCAGCGCAGCTCTGGGAGCCCGCCACACAGCCACCCGCGATCGTGCGACTCCTCGGCGCTGGGCGCGTATCCGTGCTGGCCGAAACCCTCATCCCCAGCACAACCGGCGGCTTGGCCCAACGGGTGGGCCTCGCCCCGGCAACCGTCTCGCAACACCTCGCCGTTCTCCGTGACGCCGGCCTCGTCACCGCCAGACGCCGCGGCCGTGAAGTGCTCTACAGCCAGACACCGCTTGCAGTCGCGCTCCTATCGCAGAGATCCGCCAGCAGAATCAACCAGGGGGCCGATGATCCGGTGGTACGTCCGGCCACAGCGGCCAAGGGCAAGCTGCATCCGTGCCGCAACGGCTGCGATGACTACGATCCGTCGACGCGGACCTAA
- a CDS encoding tyrosine-type recombinase/integrase produces the protein MTSVGDEGSETMSSAGVVFKRCGCRDASRRRLEQSCPRLAERGHGSWYFHCSATNLLGRRERVRRGGYATTRFRKLVQRTELPPVRLHDLRHGAASLAHQAGADLKTLQDLLGHSSIVITADTYTSVLPQVQRHCAGATAHLVLTAARRTRKKIKTKARKNRSTRRPKQLPPPRPLQPQP, from the coding sequence ATGACGAGCGTCGGTGACGAGGGGAGCGAGACGATGAGCAGCGCAGGGGTGGTCTTCAAGCGGTGCGGGTGCCGGGACGCCAGCCGACGGCGACTTGAGCAGTCGTGTCCCCGGCTGGCCGAGCGGGGGCATGGCAGCTGGTACTTCCACTGCTCCGCCACGAACCTGCTCGGCCGTCGGGAACGCGTCCGCCGTGGCGGCTACGCCACCACCCGCTTCCGCAAACTCGTCCAACGCACCGAACTACCACCCGTACGGCTGCACGACCTGCGCCACGGCGCCGCGTCCCTCGCCCATCAAGCCGGCGCGGACCTGAAAACCCTGCAAGACCTGCTCGGCCACTCCAGCATCGTGATCACCGCCGACACCTACACCAGCGTCCTGCCCCAGGTACAGCGACACTGCGCCGGCGCCACCGCACACCTCGTCCTCACCGCAGCCCGCCGCACCCGCAAGAAGATCAAGACCAAGGCCCGGAAGAACCGCTCCACCCGCCGGCCAAAACAGCTGCCCCCGCCCCGGCCGCTCCAGCCGCAGCCCTAA
- a CDS encoding MerR family transcriptional regulator gives MTYSSVMPPRQVKIGDAAVFVGTTPRAIRHYHQIGLLPEPERGVDGRRRYGYDDMIRLLWIRKMAEAGISLDDMRAAFEETRDIGEVLGRLEETLAAQEAGIKRQRAAIQRLQAVGSPLGLLSELVTDRLGHLPPGTLRTADLDALLVTERVFGPLGAAIQASVFIVLATHPDLRAEQDRLDAAEAALDDRVEPEDPRVEELAVQRCAHQMALERAVEAAGLDAAEEKLFEIYDADLTEEKDTQMSAFESVTKMPYDLSSARKRCMERTAQLLADAHFADD, from the coding sequence GTGACGTACTCCTCCGTCATGCCTCCCCGGCAGGTCAAGATCGGTGATGCCGCCGTCTTCGTTGGGACCACGCCGCGCGCCATTCGCCACTACCACCAGATCGGTCTGCTGCCGGAGCCCGAGCGGGGCGTGGACGGTCGCCGCCGCTATGGCTACGACGACATGATCCGCCTGCTGTGGATCCGCAAGATGGCGGAGGCCGGCATCAGCCTTGACGACATGCGGGCCGCCTTCGAGGAAACCCGGGACATCGGGGAGGTGCTGGGCCGATTGGAGGAGACCCTGGCTGCCCAGGAGGCCGGTATCAAACGCCAACGCGCGGCCATCCAGCGTCTCCAAGCCGTGGGCAGCCCGCTGGGACTGCTCTCCGAACTGGTCACAGACCGGCTCGGCCACCTGCCCCCGGGCACACTACGCACCGCCGACCTGGACGCGCTGCTGGTCACGGAACGCGTCTTCGGCCCGCTGGGCGCCGCGATCCAGGCCAGCGTGTTCATCGTGCTTGCCACCCACCCTGACCTGCGGGCGGAGCAGGACCGTCTTGACGCGGCCGAGGCGGCTCTGGACGACAGAGTGGAGCCCGAGGACCCGCGCGTGGAAGAACTCGCCGTACAGCGATGCGCCCACCAAATGGCCCTCGAGCGGGCAGTCGAGGCAGCCGGGCTGGACGCGGCCGAGGAGAAGCTCTTCGAGATCTACGACGCCGACTTGACAGAAGAGAAGGATACCCAAATGAGCGCCTTCGAATCAGTCACCAAGATGCCCTACGACTTGTCTTCCGCCCGGAAACGCTGCATGGAACGCACGGCACAACTCCTCGCCGATGCACACTTCGCAGACGATTGA
- a CDS encoding discoidin domain-containing protein — protein sequence MLTRRALLALAGAAGGALALPVPASALDVSLAADPVADEYHRLLLVHTRWVQQQWDPAIGAYRAADFRFAAVLGNAVLLTTDGYDAGLAGVDAAVLRGQTLATITRFAATNRLAGGTEWGRRLFWDSTFELYFVLAARLLWAELDAATRSNVDAIARGQAAYAYGLGTGNDPLSGSWTPNGSAGGYRGDTKLEEMGVYAQAIAPGLAWAPAGDAEASRWQERFVFWAANASGLPAADRANPAVIDGRPVSAWNVAHNLHDTFVVENHESVNPHYQAELWRTAGRAAAHFLAAGRPLPQVLTRQPNGRELWATLRLLASDAGEPVMPMIADRYHLYGRDVLPLAFLAQVQGDRHAARAEADLAARLMPYLRYAPENRLTKFSGEEKYEPEARAELAIAYLFHRWRTTPVQPVTSAEFFAAAAGTRFFGTAVGLTAHQSTTGFAAAVTKPGQVRFLWQPGHDNWLIDTRAPAFLPAQTAPPMRQWTAAYTAARDGVDSTATVLQTAAGWAGYATLPTGTVVYSGPGPSSLTLFNLTMPGVPGLDGSRTFTGPAGTVTPPAGLGDGGTDRITFTARSARHVRFLGQSASGQYGYSLFAFEAFDATGTDRARGRAVTASSADPAYPATNAVDGNATTRWAVSRDERSRTDSWLAVDLGATVQLTGVTLTWEAAYATSYLVQTSTNGTTWTTAVAAPSTATLGAWASVDGRAGLVTHGATGPITASPTRITIPPATLIEGYSDAGTDLAAAAARRLPTGGPATLRVSDADGYLTLLNLSPTAVNGAVLTLPRGDRLYRGVSVARADGGLDLTASVPAGGGAVRPARFTVTGRAPTGARFSVADSHNVTVTAPAGAAIDVRLTAGSWSAQAQVPAGATRSFTKPVNGPVTPTTDLARGRTTFPTSPLPAGMGEPSHAVDGNPGTSWRPGPNGRMVVDLGASRAVAAVSLAWTSGTRRAVRVETSTDGATYSIFSGPLSARYIAVAVPGWTTGDAEIVELSVTA from the coding sequence ATGCTCACCCGTAGAGCCCTGCTTGCTCTGGCCGGTGCCGCCGGCGGCGCCCTTGCCCTGCCCGTTCCCGCATCCGCCCTGGACGTGAGTCTGGCCGCGGACCCGGTCGCGGACGAGTATCACCGCCTGCTGCTCGTGCACACCCGGTGGGTGCAGCAGCAGTGGGACCCGGCGATCGGCGCGTACCGGGCCGCGGATTTCCGGTTCGCTGCCGTCCTCGGCAACGCCGTGCTGCTCACCACCGACGGCTACGACGCCGGTCTGGCCGGTGTCGACGCGGCCGTCCTGCGCGGGCAAACGCTCGCCACGATCACCCGGTTCGCCGCGACGAACCGGCTCGCCGGTGGCACCGAATGGGGCCGACGGCTGTTCTGGGACTCGACGTTCGAGTTGTACTTCGTGCTCGCCGCCCGGCTGCTGTGGGCGGAGCTAGACGCCGCCACCCGGTCGAACGTCGACGCGATCGCACGCGGGCAGGCCGCCTACGCGTACGGGCTGGGCACCGGCAACGACCCGCTCAGCGGCTCCTGGACCCCGAACGGCAGCGCCGGCGGGTACCGCGGCGACACCAAACTCGAGGAGATGGGCGTCTACGCGCAGGCCATCGCGCCCGGCCTGGCGTGGGCTCCGGCCGGTGACGCCGAGGCGAGCCGCTGGCAGGAGCGGTTCGTGTTCTGGGCGGCCAACGCCAGCGGGCTGCCCGCCGCCGACCGCGCCAACCCGGCCGTGATCGACGGCCGCCCGGTCAGCGCCTGGAACGTCGCGCACAACCTGCACGACACGTTCGTGGTGGAGAACCACGAGTCGGTGAACCCGCACTACCAGGCCGAACTGTGGCGCACCGCCGGGCGGGCCGCCGCGCACTTCCTCGCCGCCGGCCGGCCGTTGCCCCAGGTGCTGACCCGCCAGCCCAACGGGCGGGAACTGTGGGCAACCCTGCGGCTGTTGGCCAGCGACGCCGGCGAGCCGGTCATGCCGATGATCGCCGACCGCTACCACCTGTACGGCCGGGATGTGCTACCTCTGGCGTTCCTCGCCCAGGTCCAGGGCGACCGGCACGCCGCCCGCGCCGAGGCGGACCTGGCGGCGCGGCTGATGCCCTACCTGCGGTACGCGCCGGAAAACCGGCTCACGAAGTTCAGCGGCGAGGAGAAGTACGAGCCGGAGGCCCGCGCCGAGCTTGCCATCGCGTACCTGTTCCACCGCTGGCGGACAACGCCGGTACAGCCGGTGACCAGCGCCGAGTTCTTCGCCGCCGCCGCCGGAACCCGGTTCTTCGGCACAGCCGTCGGCCTGACCGCGCACCAGAGCACCACCGGCTTCGCCGCCGCCGTCACCAAACCCGGTCAGGTCCGGTTCCTGTGGCAGCCCGGCCACGACAACTGGCTGATCGACACCCGGGCACCCGCATTCCTGCCCGCACAGACCGCGCCGCCGATGCGGCAGTGGACGGCCGCCTACACCGCCGCCCGCGACGGCGTCGACTCCACCGCCACCGTGCTGCAGACCGCCGCCGGGTGGGCCGGATACGCCACCCTCCCGACCGGCACCGTCGTCTACAGCGGCCCCGGCCCGTCGTCGCTGACCCTGTTCAACCTGACCATGCCCGGCGTCCCCGGCCTCGACGGCTCCCGGACCTTCACCGGCCCGGCAGGCACCGTGACACCCCCTGCCGGGCTCGGTGACGGCGGCACCGACAGGATCACCTTCACCGCCCGCAGCGCCAGACACGTCCGGTTCCTCGGCCAGTCCGCGTCCGGGCAGTACGGCTACTCCCTGTTCGCCTTCGAGGCGTTCGACGCCACCGGCACCGACCGGGCTCGCGGCCGTGCCGTCACCGCGTCGTCGGCCGACCCGGCCTATCCGGCCACGAACGCTGTAGACGGCAACGCCACCACTCGCTGGGCGGTCTCCCGCGACGAGCGCAGCCGCACCGACAGCTGGCTCGCCGTCGACCTCGGCGCTACCGTCCAGCTCACCGGCGTCACTCTCACCTGGGAGGCCGCGTACGCCACCTCGTACCTCGTGCAGACCTCGACCAACGGCACCACCTGGACCACCGCGGTCGCCGCGCCCTCGACCGCGACACTGGGCGCCTGGGCCAGCGTCGACGGCCGCGCCGGCCTTGTCACGCACGGCGCCACCGGCCCGATCACTGCGTCACCGACGCGGATCACCATCCCGCCCGCCACCCTCATCGAGGGCTACAGCGATGCCGGAACGGACCTGGCCGCCGCGGCGGCCAGGCGGCTACCCACCGGCGGGCCGGCCACCCTGCGCGTCAGCGACGCCGACGGGTACCTCACCTTGCTCAACCTTTCCCCCACTGCCGTCAACGGCGCGGTCCTGACCCTGCCGCGCGGCGACCGGCTCTACCGCGGGGTGTCCGTTGCCCGCGCCGACGGCGGCCTGGACCTGACCGCTTCGGTACCCGCCGGCGGCGGCGCCGTACGGCCCGCCCGGTTCACCGTGACCGGCCGCGCACCGACCGGCGCCCGATTCTCGGTCGCCGATTCGCACAACGTCACGGTCACCGCACCGGCAGGTGCCGCCATCGACGTTCGCCTGACCGCCGGGTCCTGGTCGGCGCAGGCGCAGGTACCCGCAGGCGCGACCCGGAGTTTCACCAAGCCGGTCAACGGGCCGGTCACCCCCACCACCGACCTGGCTCGCGGCCGCACCACCTTCCCCACCTCGCCGCTACCCGCAGGCATGGGCGAACCGTCGCACGCCGTCGACGGCAACCCTGGTACCTCCTGGCGCCCCGGCCCGAACGGGCGGATGGTCGTGGATCTGGGCGCGTCACGCGCCGTCGCGGCCGTGTCGCTGGCCTGGACCAGCGGCACCCGCCGTGCCGTGCGCGTCGAGACTTCGACCGACGGCGCCACCTACAGCATCTTCAGCGGGCCGTTGTCCGCGCGGTACATCGCGGTGGCTGTGCCCGGCTGGACCACCGGCGACGCGGAGATCGTCGAGTTGTCCGTCACCGCGTAG